Below is a window of Janthinobacterium lividum DNA.
TGATCCCCCTGATACCTTCAAGCATATTCAAGGAGCGTCGCATGGTCATTTTTGCCGTGGTTGCTGGCTGCATCGCCTGCTTCACAGTGTACCAAATCTATAAAAATGCGCAGCGGGGCAGTGGGCTTACGCAACAACATATCGGTTTGCACGGCACATTGATTGAGCCACGGAAATAAACTGTGGTCAAAGATGTACAGTTAGCTGACAGATTTAAGGAAAATGTAAGGCCCGGTAAGCAAATGTAAAGGTCGGCGCGGTGACAAGTCGTAGCGTTTATATTGATAACCGTTGATTGCATTCTCCCCCTCCCACTTGACAATGGGTTCACCCCGCGGTGCCGCTAGCCCGCGGGGATTTTTTTGGAACTTACTGCGCGGCGCGCCTTGCGGCCTGCGATGCTCACCGTACCTCGCGTACAGTTCCGCTTCTCGGCCACAAATCGCATCCGCTCGCTACCGTTCCCTCTCCAATCAGGCTGGTTTCGGCGTACCCGCCGACAATTGCGTCAAGGCATCGCCGGCGACCCTGCAGATGCGCCAGTCCGGCATCACGTCCGCGCCCATACCCTTGTAGAAGTTGATCGCGTTTTCATTCCAGTCCAGCACCGACCATTCGAAGCGGCCGCAATCGCGTTCGACGGCCAGTTGCGCCAGCGCCACCAGCATCTGCTTGCCATAGCCCTTGCCGCGCGCCGATTGCTTCACATACAGGTCTTCCAGGTACAGCCCCTTGCGGCATAAGAAGGTGGAAAAATTATGGAAAAACAGCGCGAACGTCACCACCTCGCCACGTTCCTCGCCGACCAGCGCTTCGCATGCAGGATGGGTGCCGAACAGGCTGTCATGCAGCATGGATTCCTTGGCGATCATCATGTGTTCGAGTTTTTCAAACACGGCCAGTTCATGGATCATGCCAAAGATGGCGGCCACGTCGGATGCGGTCGCGGGACGAATGGCGAGGGAGGAAGAAGTGCTCATGTTGCCTTTGTTGATGGAGTGGTGGAAAGGGAAGCAATGGTATTCGTCTTGCGCGCGCCTGACGTCAGGGCCCAGGCCACGCTGGACAGGCACAGCACCATGCCCACCCATTCGATGGCGGCGGGCCGGTAGTGTTCGAACTGCACCGACAGCAGCACGGAAATGACGGGGGTGACGACGCCGATATACACGGTCTTTTGCGTGCCGATGCGGGCGATTAAAGTGAAATACGCGCTGAAGGCGATCACCGAGCCGAAGATGGCCAGGTACACCAATCCCATCCAGTAACTGGGGCGCGCGGGCAACTGCCAGGACTGGCCCGTGGCGACGGCCCAGGCGGCCACCATCAAGGTGCCCCACAGCATGGTCCAGGCCATGGTCAGCATCACGTTGCCGGAATGCTCGCGCACTTTCATGACGAGGGCATTGCCCGCCGTGCTAGACACGGTAGCCACCAGGGCCAGCATGAAGCCGAGCAGGAAGTGGCCATTGCCGCCGCCCATAATATCTTGCAGCGCTGCGCCGATGGACTGGTAAAACAGCAGCACGATGCCGCAGATGGCGACAAACGCCGCGCAGCAGGTGCTCCAGGTGATGGGCGTGCCGAAGGCGATGCGGTTGAGCAATGGCGTCCAGAACACCATCAGCGCGAACAGCACGCTGACGAGGGCCGAGACCAGGTATTGCTCCGAACTATACGTGCACACATAGCTGAGGGCGAAGGATGCCAGGCCTTGCAGCAGCATCCATTTTTGCGCGCGCCAGGGCAGGCGCAAGGTATCGCCGCGCAAGGCGCACCAGGCAAACAGGGTGGCGGACGCGAGGCCGAAGCGGTAGACCACGGAAACGGCGGGGGCGACATCGCCCAGCTGCAAGGTGATGGCCCAGAAGGTGGAGCCCCAGATCAGGCAGGCTATGATGAACAGGAGAGGAGAGGACATCGCGCAAGTATACGGGCATCGCGCAGGGATGGCGAGTCTTGGTCGAGCTTGCTCGATGAGCCGTCAGGAGACACCCAGGCATTGAGGCAGCGCAGTGCTTCTGGAAAATGTTGAATTTATGAAAATATTTACTTTATTATCAAGTAAATATTTTCTGAATTGTATCTTGAAAGGAGGACCGCCATGCCAGCCTCACTGCAGATCAAAGTATGGAGCGTGCTTGTGTATGTCATCGTGACAACCTTGATGGCCATCTGGCTGCACCCCTCGGCCTTGCTGATGGCTGCCGGCGCCTTCGGCTGAGCGCATGCGCCGGCAAGCAGATCAGTGGGTGACGCGGGTCTTGCGGCCATCCGACAGCAGGCGCACGCGCTCGCCCGGACGGAACAGTTCATCCGCGTCTTGCACGATGGCGCGCATGTCGCCATTGTCCAGGCGCACGGTGATTTCCAGGCCGGGTTTGTTGGACGCGTTCGCTTCGATGCTCTTGCCCGCCATGCCGCCGGCGACGGCGCCGAGGATGCTGGCCGCGATGGCGCCCTTGCCGCCACCGACTGCCGAGCCGGCCACGCCGCCCAGCGCCGCGCCAGCCAGCACGCCCGTGCCCGTTTCACCCTTGTCGATGGTCACTTGGCGCACGGATTCAACCGTACCCATGCGAACCGACTGTTCATTCTGCGCCTGGCGCGCGTTGTACACATTCGCCGAGTTCGGTTGTACGGCGCAGCCAGCCAGGGCGGCGAGCAATGCCACTGCAATAATTGGTGCTTTCATGTGGGACTCCCTTGGACAAAAAGTTAGTTGCCGATTGCGTCGACCGGCAGATGATGACTTATCATAAGGACACTTACCTTAGATAACTAGTTGCGAATAGTAAAAATCTGTTACTGCCACTTGATGCCGCCTGCCGCTCAATACGCCAGCCGCAGGCGCCGGTACAAAAATCCCAGCACGAACAGCGGCCCCACCAGTAAAAAGCGCAAATCGTCGAGGAACGACGGTTTCTTGCCTTCGATCTGGTGGCCGATGAATTGGCCTATCCAGGCGAGCACGAACAGCGCCAGCGACACGGGCAGGATGGTCAGCGGGGGCATGAGCAGCAGCAGGCCCAGCATGGCGGCCAGCATCGCCAGCATGCCCGCCGCAAACGGGCGCGACAGCTTGTAATAATAGTATAAGGCCAGAATACTGCCGAGCAGCGCCACGCTGGGATGCACGCTCCACAGCAGCCCCAGCAAGCTGAACACGATCAGCGGCACGCACACGATATGCACCCATTCATTGACGTGGTTGCGGTGGCTTTCGCCATACTGGGCCAGCAGGGTGTCGATGGTGCGCATGGGCGGTCTCTTGTGTGGGGAAGGTTGTGCGGGAATTCTACACCGTCGCGTGGCCGGGTAAAATGGCCCTTCGTTTTCCCTTCCTGACCTCTCATTTGAATAGCCCAGCTTTCTTGCCAGACACTGCCGCCGACCCGCGCAAGCGCTGTTTCGATCCCGTCGTCGATGCCAACACGCACCTGCTGATACTGGGCAGCCTGCCCGGCGAAAAATCGCTGGCGCACAGCCAGTACTATGCGCATCCGCAAAACAAGTTCTGGATGCTGCTGGGCGAAGTGCTGGGCGTGGACTTGACCAGCCAGCCCTATGAGGCGCGGTTAAACACCTTGCTGGCGCAGGGCGTGGGCCTGTGGGACGTGGTGGCGCAGGCGCAGCGCACGGGCAGCCTCGACAGCAACATCCGCGCCCGCGACGATAACGACCTGGTGGCCCTGGCCGCCAGCCTGCCGCAACTGCACACGATCGCCTTCAACGGCGGCACGGCGGCGAAGCTGGGCATCAAGGTGCTGGGCGAACACGCGCAGCGTTACCGCATCGTCTGCTTGCCCTCGAGCAGCCCCGCCTACACGCTCGCGTATGGCGCCAAGTTGCTGCAATGGAAAACATTGCAGCCCTTGTAATGCGGGGCGTCAGTTGCTTACGCCGGTGCGTACGGCTGCGCTTCCAGCGGCTGTCCCTTGGCGTCGAATTTCAGCGCGACCGATAATTGCGTCACGCCGATGGTGGCCAGCGCATCGCAGATGTCGTCGACTTCGTCCTGCAGGTCGGCGGCCAGGTCCAGCGGCTTGTCGGCGCTGTGCAGCAGTTGGCCGCCCGTCGTGCTGACATTGACGCGCAACAGCATTTCGCCATGCTCATCGGCCGGGCCGACGACCACCGAGACGTCGCCCGCATCCACATTGTTTTCCGCCAATGCATGGTTGATGCCGGACATCATCTGCAGCATCGCATACTCGCTCATGCCTTGTTCCTTGCCGCCATGGAACAGATCCTGGTAGAGGAAGCTCACTTCCAGGGTGTTGCCGGCCGGCGCCAGGCAGCGCTTGACGAGCTCGCCCACTTCCGTCGTCCATTGCTGATAGCGGGCCATGCGCGCATCGAACCAGGCATCGAGCGCCGCTTCATCCTTCGGTTCCGCATAGAACGGGTCGTCCACGCGCTTGAGGGCAAAGCCCAGCAGGAAGCGCAGTTCGACGGCGGTGTCCTGCGGTCCGAAAGCCGTCTCGCTCCAGCCGACGATGCTGCTTTCCAGGCCCGGCGTGGCGGCGATTTTCTTGTCTGTCATCGACGCGTAGGCATCGCGCACCATCTCGTGCAAATGGCTATACGTGATGCGGTCGATTTCATCGAGGTCGTAGGCATGGCTCATCAAGACCACCTTGGCCTTGGCGCTTTCCAGCTGCGCCTGCTGGAAACTTTTCACCAGCGCTTCGAAAGCGTCCTGGTCCTGGAAGCTGTCCGCTTCCTTCAGGCCGCCCGTGCTTTGCACCAGCAGGGGCACGACAAAGGCGTTGATTTCCATGGCCGGGGCATTCTCGCGGCGGATCACGGAAATGGATGCCGCTTCTTCGATGTGGCTGCGCAAATACTGGTAGGCGCCCACGTCTTCGTACTTGGCGCGCTCGATGGCGTCGTACAGGATTTCATCCTTCTTCTGATTCAAGGCCTTGCGGATCAGGCGGCCGAACTCGACGGCTTGTTCGGCCAGCACCGTGCCCTGCGATTCGCTGTCTTCCTGCTCCGCCAGGTTCAGGGCCATCGTGCACAGCATGCGCGTGACGGCTTCATCCTTGTCTTCAGGCGTGTTGGCGGATTTACGGGGAACAGGGCGCTTATTTTTGGGCATGGCGATCAACAGGTTAAGAAAGATGGGTCAGGCAAACGGAAACAGGCGCCAAGGCTTTGCCAGGCGCCGGGACAGATCATACAGGCGGACGCGGACGCCTGATACCTCAATGGTCGGTATCGAACATCTCGTGCAATTCGTCGAGCAGGTCGGCGGCTTCTTCCTGCGACAGGCCGAGATGCTGGCAAGCAAGTTCGCCGCCCTTGTCCCACTCCAGCGAGGTACTGTTGCCATGGTAGCGCTGAATGCCCTTTTCGGCCAGCAGCGACAGGGCGACGAGCGAGCGGATGGCGTCATCCGTGGACGGGTCAGCCAGCACCGTGTAGTCGTGGTGGTGC
It encodes the following:
- a CDS encoding GNAT family N-acetyltransferase; amino-acid sequence: MSTSSSLAIRPATASDVAAIFGMIHELAVFEKLEHMMIAKESMLHDSLFGTHPACEALVGEERGEVVTFALFFHNFSTFLCRKGLYLEDLYVKQSARGKGYGKQMLVALAQLAVERDCGRFEWSVLDWNENAINFYKGMGADVMPDWRICRVAGDALTQLSAGTPKPA
- a CDS encoding EamA family transporter, whose amino-acid sequence is MSSPLLFIIACLIWGSTFWAITLQLGDVAPAVSVVYRFGLASATLFAWCALRGDTLRLPWRAQKWMLLQGLASFALSYVCTYSSEQYLVSALVSVLFALMVFWTPLLNRIAFGTPITWSTCCAAFVAICGIVLLFYQSIGAALQDIMGGGNGHFLLGFMLALVATVSSTAGNALVMKVREHSGNVMLTMAWTMLWGTLMVAAWAVATGQSWQLPARPSYWMGLVYLAIFGSVIAFSAYFTLIARIGTQKTVYIGVVTPVISVLLSVQFEHYRPAAIEWVGMVLCLSSVAWALTSGARKTNTIASLSTTPSTKAT
- a CDS encoding glycine zipper 2TM domain-containing protein, producing the protein MKAPIIAVALLAALAGCAVQPNSANVYNARQAQNEQSVRMGTVESVRQVTIDKGETGTGVLAGAALGGVAGSAVGGGKGAIAASILGAVAGGMAGKSIEANASNKPGLEITVRLDNGDMRAIVQDADELFRPGERVRLLSDGRKTRVTH
- a CDS encoding Mpo1-like protein, with translation MRTIDTLLAQYGESHRNHVNEWVHIVCVPLIVFSLLGLLWSVHPSVALLGSILALYYYYKLSRPFAAGMLAMLAAMLGLLLLMPPLTILPVSLALFVLAWIGQFIGHQIEGKKPSFLDDLRFLLVGPLFVLGFLYRRLRLAY
- a CDS encoding DNA-deoxyinosine glycosylase; the protein is MNSPAFLPDTAADPRKRCFDPVVDANTHLLILGSLPGEKSLAHSQYYAHPQNKFWMLLGEVLGVDLTSQPYEARLNTLLAQGVGLWDVVAQAQRTGSLDSNIRARDDNDLVALAASLPQLHTIAFNGGTAAKLGIKVLGEHAQRYRIVCLPSSSPAYTLAYGAKLLQWKTLQPL